The following are encoded together in the Zygosaccharomyces rouxii strain CBS732 chromosome C complete sequence genome:
- the IPI3 gene encoding chromatin-binding/pre-rRNA-processing protein IPI3 (similar to uniprot|P53877 Saccharomyces cerevisiae YNL182C IPI3 Protein required for cell viability computational analysis of large-scale protein-protein interaction data suggests a possible role in assembly of the ribosomal large subunit): MDEQVIFTTQNTGTVCNVHSLEQTSLRQLTVGSAHSAVQIGERYLLVAQSQKALINVYDISGDHKRESVEQRIPLPEVVCCLETVQNLQDSPQAADLSLPWLLLASTPSGKLYVWEMNSGFLLRVKQMAHYQSITKIQSICNGKYVVTSGEDSRVIIWQTTDLVCEEEPKPVCILHDHTLSVTDFAVSSTCGDSNVRLFTASQDATLRCYSLNLSRSVEPKQLATFTCPYPIQCLALDPADRACYVGTSQGVFNLSLYYRISGDKISNLIQETSTNKLFSLVPEPQESRDKLYSRGSLQVDKIVEANATRLEVSLDGSLLIVGDNDGHVAITEIFSKQVLRTIQPLTTAASNGAVTNLLIATQWKSSSQPSLTQRHNFSKIPALQRNIHDKRDLHELWFQIGQQPQSNPPQSNFEEYLNQVQAEQMLWSQSSTTPKPSAAPIPTAATSATVTADEDSKDQEIAQLRENLTTLKGAYAELRSMHQTLLEDRQ, encoded by the coding sequence ATGGATGAGCAAGTGATTTTTACCACCCAGAATACTGGTACTGTTTGTAATGTGCATTCTTTGGAGCAGACTAGTTTGAGACAGCTTACCGTTGGTTCCGCCCATAGCGCTGTGCAGATTGGTGAAAGATACCTTTTGGTAGCACAGTCTCAAAAGGCATTGATAAATGTTTATGATATCTCTGGTGATCACAAGAGGGAATCTGTGGAACAAAGAATACCTTTGCCTGAAGTTGTATGCTGTTTGGAGACTGTGCAAAATCTGCAAGATTCACCACAGGCGGCAGATTTATCGCTACCTTGGTTATTGCTAGCCTCCACCCCATCAGGTAAACTGTATGTGTGGGAGATGAATTCTGGTTTCTTGCTCAGAGTTAAGCAGATGGCACATTACCAATCAATTACCAAGATTCAATCGATTTGCAATGGTAAATATGTGGTTACGAGTGGTGAAGATTCAAGAGTCATCATTTGGCAAACTACCGATTTAGTatgtgaagaagaaccTAAACCGGTTTGCATTTTACATGATCATACTTTAAGTGTCACAGATTTTGCAGTCTCCAGTACTTGTGGCGATTCTAATGTTAGATTATTCACGGCTTCTCAAGATGCTACTTTAAGGTGTTATTCATTGAACTTAAGCCGTTCAGTGGAACCAAAACAGTTGGCAACATTTACGTGCCCGTACCCAATCCAATGCCTAGCACTAGATCCAGCCGATCGAGCCTGTTACGTAGGTACTTCTCAGGGTGTTTTTAACTTATCACTTTATTACAGAATCAGTGGTGATAAAATATCAAACCTAATTCAAGAGACCTCAACGAATAAACTCTTTTCTCTAGTTCCTGAACCCCAAGAGAGTAGAGACAAGCTTTATTCTAGAGGGTCTTTACAAGtggataaaattgttgaagCTAATGCAACCAGGTTAGAGGTGTCCCTGGATGGATCCTTACTCATTGTTGGTGATAATGATGGCCATGTGGCTATCACAGAAATCTTCTCCAAACAAGTTTTGAGAACCATACAACCATTGACTACAGCCGCCTCGAACGGTGCTGTGACTAATTTGTTAATAGCTACTCAATGGAAATCATCATCGCAGCCTAGCCTTACGCAACGACACaacttttccaagattcCTGCATTGCAGAGAAACATCCATGACAAAAGAGATCTACACGAATTGTGGTTCCAAATCGGTCAACAACCTCAATCGAATCCACCACAATCCAATTTCGAGGAATACTTGAACCAAGTACAGGCAGAACAAATGCTATGGTCTCAATCTTCCACAACACCAAAACCATCGGCAGCGCCAATTCCTACCGCAGCTACCTCTGCTACGGTAACTGCGGATGAAGACAGCAAGGACCAAGAAATTGCACAATTGAGAGAAAATTTAACTACTCTCAAGGGAGCCTATGCTGAACTCAGATCTATGCATCAGACTCTACTAGAAGATCGTCaataa
- the NOP6 gene encoding Nop6p (similar to uniprot|Q07623 Saccharomyces cerevisiae YDL213C), translated as MAEKLTKKQLKAQQFKKSKEEREHDKSLKRAAEQEPPEEPAPAKKKRKTRRGKKGKSRQEHHNRFLVFVGNLDKETSQTELQAHFKSSSPDQIRLRPDKGIAFLEFEPKDNIQRRMDIALLQHKTTLRGRQINVELTVGGGGNSNERLQKLQQKNEKLINERRERIKNMVIQDKSSEKSSEKSQTDQKTTTGVHPDRAKLLQ; from the coding sequence ATGGCGGAGAAGCTCACCAAGAAGCAGTTGAAGGCTCAACAGTTTAAGAAATCCAAGGAGGAACGTGAACATGATAAGTCGTTGAAGCGTGCAGCTGAGCAGGAACCTCCAGAGGAACCGGCGCCAGCAAAAAAGAAGCGTAAGACTCGTCGTGGTAAAAAGGGCAAATCACGTCAAGAGCACCATAACAGGTTCCTCGTTTTCGTGGGTAATTTGGACAAAGAGACTTCACAAACTGAATTGCAAGcccatttcaaatcaaGTTCGCCAGATCAAATCAGACTCCGTCCTGACAAGGGAATCGCTTTCCTTGAGTTTGAACCTAAGGACAACATTCAGCGTCGTATGGATATTGCTCTGCTACAGCATAAAACAACACTAAGAGGTAGACAAATTAATGTCGAGCTTAccgttggtggtggtggtaatagtaatgaaaGATTGCAAAAATTACAACAGAAGAACGAAAAACTGATTAACGAGCGTAGAGAACGTATTAAGAACATGGTTATACAAGACAAATCATCTGAAAAATCATCTGAAAAATCACAGACTGATCAAAAGACGACCACTGGTGTTCATCCTGACAGGGCTAAGCTGTTACAGTGA
- the NPR1 gene encoding serine/threonine protein kinase NPR1 (similar to uniprot|P22211 Saccharomyces cerevisiae YNL183C NPR1 Protein kinase that stabilizes several plasma membrane amino acid transporters by antagonizing their ubiquitin-mediated degradation): MSSLTRLLQEKRRNEAESLNTATNNNNQQFPLGSPSTAPLELERPLGPGGENSTTSITTVTQVDSGEDSSTPSSSFQSGSVGAHFPSSFLDANSAHTAALHGSSLQRNGGSFLIDGARPGSRLGVSNTPHRLSGSSKHPPSLSCSIPYSVPNSNKDSSVGGGSSSNSSSLSNSWLEAYGGALPNNVSAIDSNVISSPKVDSVEPRFFISKQKFQKSSTDNATNAAQAGSFSGSNSLSSQFGSFFFSKGKTQAQELPTSAGSGVGSATTSKAGSPVATAIPKPMKARQSSIYMSSRQPSGSYQETVAGSPSSSLMHEPPPSQNGPKPSRHSSVANLKSFFKKGSSTNLSAQAGSPGAMAVPFSSGTPAHATFTMGSLGSSGSAGGGGSSGNGNVGNSSASSAGGVVGETIYCSTPDANLPFHKRYVKTGDDLGAGAGGSVKLVRRAADRKVFAVKEFRTKLDSESKRDYVKKITSEYCIGSTLRHSNIIETIEIVYENNRILQVMEYCEYDLFAIVMSNKMSYEEICCCFKQILCGVQYLHSLGLAHRDLKLDNCVINTKGIVKLIDFGAAVVFSYPLSKTLVEASGIVGSDPYLAPEVCIFSKYDPRPVDIWSVAIIFACMILKKFPWKIPKLRDNSFKLFCSGRDCDSLSALVTRTPDPPSYDKLVNNQDPGTSPKKTNNPVDPNNPNIGPQRLYHSLPEECQHIVSRMIDLAPACRASIEEIMDDPWVKSIQMCHMVEQGLNFKVVNAEDHKHTQVDQSEAHIAGLEKRKKKGGS; this comes from the coding sequence ATGTCTTCTTTGACTAGGTTGTTACAGGAGAAGCGAAGAAATGAAGCAGAATCCTTAAACACTGCTacgaataataataatcaGCAATTTCCCTTGGGTAGTCCTTCGACAGCCCCCCTGGAATTGGAACGCCCCCTGGGTCCAGGCGGTGAAAATTCTACAACGAGTATTACTACTGTTACTCAAGTCGATTCTGGCGAAGATTCTTCTACTCCTAgttcttctttccaaagTGGTAGTGTTGGTGCACACTTCCCTTCGAGCTTTTTGGATGCTAATTCGGCACATACTGCAGCTTTGCATGGAAGTTCGCTGCAGAGAAATGGTGGATCTTTTCTCATTGATGGAGCTAGGCCTGGTAGCAGATTAGGTGTCTCCAACACGCCACACAGATTGAGTGGGTCCAGTAAACATCCACCTTCGTTGTCATGCAGTATCCCATATTCCGTTCCCAACTCAAATAAAGATTCTAGcgttggtggtggtagcaGTAGCAACAGTTCATCCTTATCGAATTCGTGGTTGGAGGCCTATGGTGGTGCTTTGCCTAATAATGTTTCGGCAATTGATTCTAATGTGATATCTTCACCAAAGGTGGATAGTGTTGAACCTCgttttttcatttcaaagCAGAAATTCCAGAAGTCTTCCACAGATAATGCTACCAATGCAGCCCAAGCTGGTAGTTTTTCTGGATCGAATTCGCTATCCTCACAATTTGgtagtttcttcttcagtaaAGGTAAGACGCAGGCTCAAGAACTTCCCACTAGCGCTGGAAGTGGTGTGGGGTCAGCCACCACAAGTAAGGCGGGATCACCGGTGGCTACAGCAATTCCCAAACCGATGAAGGCAAGGCAGAGTAGTATTTACATGTCTTCTAGACAACCTTCCGGATCATATCAAGAGACAGTCGCAGGTTctccttcatcttctttgatGCAtgaaccaccaccaagtCAAAATGGCCCTAAACCTTCACGTCATTCATCGGTAGccaatttgaaatcgtTCTTCAAAAAAGGTTCAAGTACTAACTTGTCCGCCCAAGCTGGTTCGCCCGGTGCCATGGCAGTACCCTTCTCCTCTGGTACTCCGGCACATGCAACTTTCACTATGGGATCGTTAGGTAGTAGTGGAagtgctggtggtggtggtagtagcggtaatggtaatgtCGGTAATAGTAGTGCTTCTTctgctggtggtgttgttggtgaaacCATATATTGTTCTACTCCCGATGCAAATTTGCCCTTTCACAAAAGATATGTCAAGACAGGTGATGATTTaggtgctggtgctggtggttcAGTTAAATTAGTCAGGCGTGCAGCTGATCGTAAAGTGTTTGCCGTCAAGGAGTTTCGTACTAAATTGGACAGTGAATCCAAGAGAGACTATGTTAAAAAGATTACTTCAGAATACTGCATAGGTTCCACATTGCGCCATTCTAACATTATTGAAACCATCGAAATTGTTTACGAGAATAACCGCATCTTGCAGGTGATGGAATACTGCGAATACGATTTGTTTGCAATTGTTATGAGTAACAAAATGTCTTACGAAGAAATATGTTGTTGTTTCAAACAGATTTTATGTGGTGTTCAATATTTACACAGTTTGGGTTTGGCACATAGAGATTTGAAGTTAGATAATTGTGTGATTAACACAAAGGGGATCGTCAAATTGATCGATTTCGGTGCCGCTGTAGTTTTCTCGTATCCGTTATCAAAAACTTTGGTGGAAGCTAGTGGTATTGTTGGTAGTGATCCATATTTGGCCCCTGAGGTGTGCATTTTCTCGAAATACGACCCACGTCCCGTGGATATCTGGTCGGTTGCCATCATATTTGCATGCATGATTCTTAAGAAATTCCCATGGAAGATTCCCAAGCTGAGAGATaactctttcaaattgttctGTTCTGGCCGTGATTGTGATTCTTTGAGTGCATTGGTGACAAGGACACCAGATCCTCCATCCTACGACAAACTAGTCAATAACCAAGATCCAGGCACATCGCCAAAGAAAACTAACAATCCTGTTGATCCCAATAACCCAAACATCGGCCCTCAAAGACTTTATCATTCTTTACCTGAAGAATGTCAACATATTGTGTCTCGTATGATTGACTTAGCTCCTGCATGTCGTGCAAGTATAGAAGAAATCATGGATGATCCATGGGTAAAAAGTATACAAATGTGCCACATGGTAGAGCAAGGTCTCAACTTCAAAGTTGTTAACGCAGAAGATCACAAACATACACAAGTGGATCAAAGTGAAGCCCATATCGCAGGTCtggagaaaagaaagaagaaggggGGAAGTTGA
- the MRPL19 gene encoding mitochondrial 54S ribosomal protein uL11m (highly similar to uniprot|P53875 Saccharomyces cerevisiae YNL185C MRPL19 Mitochondrial ribosomal protein of the large subunit): MSQAAKNLMVKLIVGAGQAAPSPPVGPALGSKGIKAMDFCKEFNARTSMYQPGVPVPVLITIKPDRSFAFEMKSPPTVYLLLKALGVEKGHGQPNITVPDRTVGELSLKHIYEIAKIKKTDGKHAMLEMESIVKSVVGVAKSMGIKVVP; encoded by the coding sequence ATGTCACAAGCTGCGAAAAATCTTATGGTAAAACTTATAGTTGGAGCTGGTCAAGCAGCTCCATCACCACCAGTGGGTCCAGCACTTGGTTCCAAAGGTATCAAAGCTATGGATTTCTGTAAAGAGTTCAATGCACGTACGTCCATGTACCAGCCAGGTGTGCCAGTTCCCGTTTTAATCACCATTAAACCTGATAGATcatttgcatttgaaatgaaatCACCACCTACAGTTTATCTTCTGCTGAAGGCATTAGGCGTTGAAAAGGGACATGGTCAACCTAACATAACTGTACCAGATAGAACTGTTGGGGAATTGTCATTAAAGCATATCTATGAAATTGCAAAGATAAAAAAGACTGATGGTAAGCATGCTATGTTGGAAATGGAATCGATTGTTAAATCTGTCGTTGGTGTTGCCAAAAGTATGGGTATCAAAGTTGTGCCATGA
- the UBP10 gene encoding ubiquitin-specific protease UBP10 (some similarities with uniprot|P53874 Saccharomyces cerevisiae YNL186W UBP10 Ubiquitin-specific protease that deubiquitinates ubiquitin-protein moieties may regulate silencing by acting on Sir4p involved in posttranscriptionally regulating Gap1p and possibly other transporters primarily located in the nucleus): MATPDTVKPLVDRILSHPLHFKISNSNQKKTEMDEKVDSDVSNTVPYIMIGKSDEPNGNNDGGQEPSQAGSDQDSGAPEGHQRDSKRRKVVPKSLQEALSMYTKGEGNSETNSGSTSDSDGDRNQSGSEEVYHEAKEFATGAGGEEEDLGEDLGVSEGGTDLNDDSSSEEDQDFEDQPGSASEVDDSDEDDESDESDEGASAEEKDEDDEAAEEDEISEDEKLQLQQEALEAKSKENSKSASATPVPESKSQSVDISSFYQFNEEVNDAGSVKGHRIVKNWGPYLTNLRPKGLLNHGVTCYTNAAVQAMVHIPAVQHYLFDILRGKHSDKVSPDSVSYAFAEITKRMWSPQDKSKKKRQSLQYINPKKLIARLDDINCMMSVWQQEDSHEYFMSLMSRLQEDSVPRGHKLTESILYDIFGGVLEQVVTCKSCGSISKTEQPFYDLSLHLRAKKKQSNGVDSSQNDQNSNNDSQQPLQQQQQQLQQQQQQEQNSRKFSIEKSISDFFSPELIKVDKEQKGYVCERCHMTTNAIKHNSILRAPETLLVHLKKFRFNGTSSSKMKQAVSYPMFLDLTDYCVEGKELPLKYQLITVVVHEGRSLSSGHYIVHCKQPEGHWATYDDEYINNINEKDVLREPNAYYLVYTRLTPKEAPLRSSPLVAKDWEIPDQSSTSSGTPISSPKGNKHNNNNKKWKKNKKRRFNQ; this comes from the coding sequence ATGGCAACTCCTGATACTGTAAAGCCGTTAGTGGACAGAATCCTGTCCCATCCGTTACACTTTAAGATATCAAACTCCaaccaaaaaaaaacggAAATGGATGAAAAGGTAGATTCAGATGTATCTAATACAGTCCCGTACATAATGATCGGGAAGTCCGATGAGCCCAATGGAAATAACGATGGGGGGCAAGAACCTTCCCAGGCAGGTTCAGATCAAGATTCTGGAGCTCCTGAAGGCCATCAAAGAGATTCCAAGAGGCGTAAAGTGGTTCCTAAATCACTGCAAGAGGCTCTTAGTATGTATACTAAGGGCGAAGGTAATTCCGAAACTAATAGTGGTAGTACGAGTGATTCTGATGGTGATAGAAACCAGAGTGGTAGTGAAGAAGTCTACCATGAAGCCAAGGAATTTGCAACTGGTGCCGGCggggaagaagaagatttaggTGAAGATCTAGGGGTTTCTGAAGGGGGCACAGATTTGAATGACGATAGCTCcagtgaagaagatcaagatttCGAAGATCAACCGGGGTCGGCTAGTGAGGTAGATGATAgcgatgaagatgatgaaagcGATGAGAGTGATGAAGGTGCCAGtgctgaagaaaaagatgaagatgatgaagctgccgaagaggatgaaatttcagaagatgaaaaactGCAGTTACAGCAAGAAGCCCTTGAGGCTAAATCGAAGGAAAATTCGAAAAGCGCTAGTGCAACACCGGTTCCGGAATCTAAATCGCAAAGCGTCgacatttcttctttttaccaGTTTAATGAAGAGGTTAATGATGCAGGTTCAGTTAAGGGCCACCGTATTGTCAAGAATTGGGGCCCTTATTTGACAAATCTAAGGCCAAAAGGTCTGCTCAACCATGGGGTCACGTGTTACACCAATGCCGCTGTGCAGGCGATGGTCCATATTCCAGCTGTTCAGCACTATTTGTTTGACATCTTGCGTGGCAAACACTCTGACAAAGTCAGTCCTGATTCTGTCTCATATGCTTTTGCAGAAATTACGAAAAGGATGTGGTCACCACAGGATAAGTCCAAGAAAAAGCGTCAATCACTTCAGTACATTAATcctaaaaaattgattgcTAGATTGGACGATATCAATTGCATGATGAGTGTGTGGCAACAAGAGGACTCCCATGAATATTTTATGTCGCTTATGTCCAGGTTACAAGAAGATTCCGTACCAAGAGGTCACAAATTGACAGAATCCATTTTGTATGATAtctttggtggtgtttTGGAGCAAGTGGTCACTTGTAAATCTTGTGGTAGCATTTCTAAAACCGAGCAACCATTTTACGATCTATCATTGCATCTAAGAGCTAAGAAGAAACAAAGTAACGGTGTGGATAGTTCCCAAAATGATCAGAATTCCAATAATGATTCACAACAACCAttacagcagcagcaacaacaactacagcagcagcaacaacaagaacaaaattcCAGGAAATTTTCCATCGAAAAATCTATAAgtgatttcttttcacctGAACTGATAAAAGTCGacaaagaacaaaaagGTTATGTTTGCGAACGTTGCCACATGACTACAAATGCCATTAAACACAATTCCATACTGAGGGCACCAGAAACTCTCTTAGTtcatttaaagaaatttcgTTTCAACGGTAcgtcttcatcaaagatgaaGCAAGCCGTGTCATATCCAATGTTTCTGGATTTAACAGATTATTGCGTGGAGGGTAAAGAATTGCCATTAAAGTACCAATTGATTACAGTAGTCGTACATGAAGGTAGATCACTCTCGTCAGGCCATTATATCGTACACTGTAAACAACCGGAAGGTCATTGGGCAACCTATGACGATGAATACATCAACAATATCAATGAAAAAGATGTCCTAAGAGAACCTAATGCATACTATTTGGTCTACACTAGACTAACACCCAAGGAAGCTCCCCTACGGTCATCACCGCTAGTGGCTAAAGATTGGGAGATCCCAGATCAATCTTCTACCTCTTCAGGAACTCcaatatcatcaccaaaGGGCAATAAGcataataacaataataagaagtggaagaagaacaaaaagaGAAGATTCAACCAATAG
- the GDH2 gene encoding glutamate dehydrogenase (NAD(+)) (similar to uniprot|P33327 Saccharomyces cerevisiae YDL215C GDH2 NAD()-dependent glutamate dehydrogenase degrades glutamate to ammonia and alpha-ketoglutarate expression sensitive to nitrogen catabolite repression and intracellular ammonia levels), with protein MHSETTPDIASLSISSISDYHVFDFPGIDLQKEQVIDILDQQGFIPDDLIEQEVAWFYDSLGIDDLFFAKQNAETVANVIHSLYASKLDSFAKAKFNGTSKATDQTGPQFTIKNKVINKGAALFMESLGVDSAQPYQLDEQIDDLFLDNKDHKSSRLVSFWTRESGLKLTFVYDSVFPESHGPITPSKLLQGDIDGISDQTMAQISSTENKKLYGLLINLVGEREGPVIKTTHSVKNHDEIRLLVGFRRFTTKRYYSALNVLFHYYKLRPSKFFLESFNANDVVIFSIYLNKSRQPDDVLPNALELSIRQVEREASLLYAIPNNSFQQVYEKRQYSPQEAIYAHVASIFINHFINRLGSDYQSLLGQLNIKDTDTTLLEIISNLKRKLRNETYTQAMIIATLHKYHTIVSKLYKNFAEIHYYQDASRSMERTLSYQRLSQLEPFKSDEDFENYLAKLLPNDSPDLLVLKTLSLFNKAILKTNFFITRKVAISFRLDPKLIMPAIEYPETPYGIFFVVGNTFKGFHIRFRDVARGGIRIVCSKTQDVYDMNSKTVVDENYQLASTQQRKNKDIPEGGSKGVILLNPGLTAPDQTFIAFTQYVDSIIDILIKDPLKEKYVDLLNQEEILFFGPDEGTAGFVDWATKHARARGCPWWKSFLTGKSPQLGGIPHDEYGMTSLGVRAYVNELYKTLHLEDAVIHKFQTGGPDGDLGSNEILLSTKNELYVGILDGSGVLCDPQGLKKDELLRLAKERKMISHFDRSLLGPMGFFVSVDDVDITLPSGVNIANGTTFRNTFHKEIFRFVDHVDLFVPCGGRPNSINLNNIQSYIDEKTNKCKIPYIVEGANLFIAQPAKVALEAHGCILIKDASANKGGVTSSSMEVLASLALNDHDYVNKFIGTDSHSRTEFYSGYVAEVQRRIDRNAVGEFGQLWKLNQKTHKPISELSNVLSLTINKLNDDLIYSTELWLNDVKLRNYLLLNKIIPKLLIDVAGPVEILKNIPESYLKALLSSYLSSSFVYQFGVDVNIGRFLEFIGTLKREADGIQQ; from the coding sequence ATGCATTCAGAGACAACTCCCGATATTGCATCACTTTCcatctcatcaatttcGGATTACCATGTGTTCGATTTCCCAGGAATCGATCTACAAAAGGAACAAGTAATTGACATCTTAGACCAGCAAGGTTTCATCCCAGATGACTTAATTGAACAGGAAGTTGCATGGTTTTACGATTCGTTGGGAATTGAcgatcttttctttgctAAACAAAATGCAGAAACCGTTGCTAATGTGATTCATTCTCTTTATGCATCCAAATTGGATTCATTTGCTAAGGCTAAGTTCAATGGTACGTCAAAGGCCACCGATCAGACAGGTCcccaatttaccattaaAAATAAAGTTATCAATAAAGGTGCAGCTTTATTTATGGAGAGTTTGGGTGTCGATAGTGCACAACCTTATCAATTAGACGAACAAATCGATGATTTATTTCTCGACAATAAAGACCACAAAAGTAGTCGTTTAGTCAGTTTTTGGACAAGAGAGTCTGGATTAAAATTGACGTTTGTCTACGACAGTGTTTTCCCCGAGAGTCATGGGCCAATTACTCCCTCCAAACTTTTGCAAGGTGATATCGATGGCATTAGTGATCAGACTATGGCTCAGATTTCCTCGACCgagaataaaaaattgtatgGTCTACTAATCAATCTGGTTGGTGAAAGGGAAGGTCCTGTTATCAAGACTACCCATTCGGTTAAAAatcatgatgaaattagattGCTAGTGGGATTTAGAAGGTTTACCACTAAACGTTACTATTCAGCATTGAACGTATTATTCCACTATTATAAATTAAGACCTTCAAAGTTTTTCTTGGAGTCTTTTAATGCTAACGATGTGGTTATTTTTTCCATCTATTTGAATAAGTCAAGACAACCTGACGATGTCTTACCAAATGCATTAGAGCTTTCCATTAGACAAGTGGAAAGAGAAGCCTCGTTGCTATATGCCATTCCTAACAATTCATTTCAACAAGTTTATGAGAAACGTCAATATTCTCCACAAGAAGCTATTTATGCACATGTTGCCTCTATCTTTATCAATCATTTCATTAATCGTCTAGGTTCTGATTATCAATCGTTGTTGGGTCAATTAAACATCAAGGATACAGACACCACACTTTTAGAAATTATCAGCAATTTGAAACGTAAACTAAGAAATGAAACGTATACTCAGGCAATGATTATTGCTACTTTGCACAAGTACCATACCATTGTTTCCAAACTGtacaaaaattttgcagaaattcattattatcaagaCGCATCGAGATCTATGGAAAGAACCCTTTCATACCAACGTCTATCTCAATTGGAACCTTTCAAATCTGACGAGGATTTCGAAAATTACTTGGCAAAATTATTACCTAATGATTCACCAGATTTGTTGGTGTTAAAGACCTTGAGTCTATTCAATAAGGCTATCTTAAagaccaatttctttatcacTAGGAAAGTGGCCATTTCATTCAGGTTGGATCCAAAATTAATTATGCCAGCAATTGAATATCCAGAAACACCTTATGGTATTTTCTTTGTCGTTGGTAACACTTTCAAGGGGTTCCACATTAGATTTAGAGATGTGGCTCGTGGTGGTATTCGTATCGTTTGTTCAAAAACGCAAGATGTTTACGATATGAATTCGAAGACTGTTGTCGACGAAAATTATCAATTGGCATCTACTCAACAGCGTAAGAATAAGGATATTCCAGAAGGTGGTTCCAAAGGTGTTATTCTATTGAATCCAGGGCTTACTGCACCAGATCAAACTTTTATCGCGTTTACGCAATACGTGGATTCTATCATTGATatcttgatcaaagatCCACTCAAGGAAAAATATGTTGACCTTTTGaaccaagaagaaatcttgttctttgGTCCCGATGAAGGTACTGCAGGTTTTGTCGATTGGGCTACAAAACATGCTAGAGCAAGAGGTTGCCCCTGGTGGAAATCTTTCCTCACTGGTAAATCTCCACAATTGGGCGGTATTCCTCACGATGAATATGGTATGACTTCGTTAGGTGTTCGTGCTTACGTGAATGAACTCTACAAGACTCTGCATTTAGAAGATGCCGTCATCCATAAATTCCAGACAGGTGGTCCAGATGGTGACTTGGGATCCAATGAGATTCTTTTGTCCACCAAGAACGAATTATATGTGGGTATCCTCGATGGTTCGGGTGTTTTGTGTGATCCTCAAGGTTTGAAAAAGGATGAGTTGCTCAGATTAGCtaaggaaagaaaaatgatatCACATTTTGATAGATCTCTCTTAGGACCTATGGGGTTCTTTGTATCTGTGGATGACGTGGATATTACGTTGCCATCTGGCGTTAACATCGCTAATGGTACAACTTTTAGAAATACTTTCCATAAAGAGATCTTTAGATTTGTGGACCATGTTGATTTGTTTGTTCCCTGTGGTGGTAGACCCAATTCTATCAATCTGAACAACATTCAAAGCTACATTGATGAGAAGACTAACAAATGTAAGATTCCATATATTGTTGAGGGTGCTAATCTGTTCATTGCACAACCTGCTAAAGTGGCCCTGGAAGCTCATGGTTGTATTTTAATTAAAGATGCATCTGCAAACAAAGGTGGTGtcacttcttcttctatgGAAGTCTTGGCTTCTTTAGCATTGAATGATCATGACTACGTTAACAAGTTCATTGGTACCGATAGCCATTCTAGGACCGAATTTTACAGCGGTTATGTTGCTGAAGTACAACGCAGGATTGACCGTAATGCCGTGGGTGAATTCGGTCAATTGTGGAAATTGAATCAGAAAACTCACAAACCTATTTCCGAACTGTCTAACGTTCTTTCCTTGACCATTaacaaattgaatgatGATTTGATCTATTCTACAGAATTGTGGTTAAACGACGTTAAATTGCGTAATTACTTGCTTTTGAACAAGATTATCCCCAAACTGCTGATCGATGTGGCTGGTCCAGTGGAAATTCTGAAAAACATTCCAGAATCATATTTGAAAGCCTTGCTCTCTAGTTATTTGTCCAGTTCATTCGTCTATCAATTCGGCGTGGATGTTAACATTGGTAGATTCTTGGAATTCATCGGtactttgaaaagagaggCAGATGGCATTCAGCAGTAA